A genomic segment from Corylus avellana chromosome ca5, CavTom2PMs-1.0 encodes:
- the LOC132181071 gene encoding F-box/kelch-repeat protein At3g06240-like yields the protein MSEYLPNEAIIEILSRLPVKSLMRFRCVCKTWYSLISSPYFVATHLNHALSNPHLLLHHLDYQLNKERFTLHSFDEPFPRNHFTKHLDYSSPAIHILLLSLDQEIEEKGGFFAYPSDFIELRCLHQRVNSFLYVVGSSNGLLCLADDVFGNKVGLFVLWNPSIQKAISLPEPNIGFRSYGSFIHSLGFGYDRKTDDYKLVRLVYLEGTTNIRFNDVPPLVEIYTLRTGAWRSVEAPGPPYVIEMWSSSVFLNGAVHWPAHTPRQQGAFRNVIVLFDMEDEAFLEVAMPKSLQGAEHLNVTVATVDGLLALVPFNESGNEEFHSVWVMKEYGVAESWTKLFDIDIGERLERVIGVTKNGEVLLTKAGKLFSYGPSSQQTLDLHICGQTDSFSLDTYVESLVLLNITDGVLEN from the coding sequence ATGTCAGAATATCTCCCAAACGAGGCGATCATCGAAATCCTCTCAAGACTGCCTGTGAAGTCGCTCATGAGATTCAGGTGTGTTTGCAAGACATGGTACTCTCTCATCTCCAGCCCATACTTTGTCGCCACCCACCTCAATCATGCTCTTTCCAATCCCCACCTTCTCCTTCACCATTTAGACTACCAACTTAATAAAGAAAGATTCACTCTCCATTCTTTCGATGAGCCATTCCCTCGCAACCATTTCACCAAACACCTGGACTACAGCTCCCCTGCCATACATATCCTCCTGCTTTCTCTCGATCAAGAAATAGAAGAGAAAGGGGGTTTCTTCGCATATCCATCAGATTTCATAGAATTGCGTTGTTTACATCAGAGAGTCAACAGTTTCTTGTACGTAGTTGGATCATCTAATGGCCTACTTTGTCTTGCGGATGATGTTTTCGGTAACAAAGTTGGGTTATTTGTTCTCTGGAACCCTTCTATTCAAAAAGCTATATCCCTTCCGGAGCCTAATATTGGATTTAGATCTTACGGTTCATTTATCCATTCTCTTGGCTTTGGGTATGACCGCAAGACCGATGATTACAAATTGGTGAGACTTGTGTATCTTGAAGGCACTACTAATATTCGTTTCAATGATGTTCCACCTCTAGTTGAGATTTATACACTCCGAACCGGCGCATGGCGCTCTGTTGAGGCCCCTGGTCCTCCCTATGTCATCGAGATGTGGTCCTCATCAGTTTTCTTGAATGGGGCAGTACACTGGCCAGCACACACTCCACGACAACAAGGTGCGTTTCGTAATGTGATCGTGTTGTTTGATATGGAGGATGAGGCCTTTCTTGAAGTGGCTATGCCTAAGAGCTTGCAAGGAGCGGAACACTTGAACGTTACTGTGGCGACAGTTGATGGGTTGCTTGCGCTTGTCCCCTTTAATGAAAGTGGCAATGAGGAGTTTCACTCCGTGTGGGTGATGAAAGAGTATGGAGTAGCAGAATCTTGGACGAAGTTGTTTGATATTGACATTGGGGAACGATTGGAGAGGGTGATAGGCGTTACAAAGAATGGTGAAGTTCTACTGACCAAGGCTGGAAAGTTGTTTTCTTATGGACCCAGTAGCCAACAAACTTTGGATCTTCACATTTGTGGCCAAACAGACTCGTTTTCTTTGGATACCTATGTGGAGAGCCTTGTTCTACTGAATATAACAGATGGAGTTCTGGAAAACTAG
- the LOC132183002 gene encoding F-box/kelch-repeat protein At3g06240-like has protein sequence MSNYLPNEVIIEILSRLPVKSLIRFRCVSKTWCSLISSPHFIATHLNRALSNPHPPYLLLHLYSNNIAKESFTLHSFDDPFPRNHFTKHLDYTSPAPHILPLSLDQEVKEKGCFFAHPSDFIELHCLQFPNNSFYVIGSSNGLLCLAEAVDDSYCRNFGLFVIWNPSIQKAISLPESNIISLPDSIEFDMYRNSIQCLGFGYDPKTDDYKLVRLVYRFDTVPPLVEIYKLRTRAWRSLKAPGPPYAIITWFISVFLNGALHWPAYTPAHQGTFHNLIVSFDMEDETFCEVAMPKSLQGVEDLTVAVAVVDGLLALVPCNKYGMAKIHSVWVMKEYGVEESWTKLYGIDNGEGVNRVIGFTKNGEALLIKNEKLFSYSPCTQQTLDLHIGGISLLFSLDTYVESLVPVNIADGVLGN, from the coding sequence ATGTCCAACTATCTCCCAAACGAGGTGATCATTGAAATCCTCTCAAGACTGCCTGTGAAGTCTCTCATCAGATTCAGATGCGTTTCCAAGACATGGTGCTCTCTCATCTCAAGTCCGCACTTCATTGCCACCCACCTCAATCGTGCTCTTTCCAATCCCCACCCACCCTACCTTCTCCTCCACCTTTACAGTAACAATATCGCGAAAGAAAGCTTCACTCTCCATTCTTTCGATGACCCATTCCCTCGCAACCATTTCACCAAACACCTGGACTACACCTCCCCTGCCCCACATATCCTCCCGCTTTCTCTGGATCAAGAAGTAAAAGAGAAAGGGTGTTTCTTCGCACATCCATCAGATTTCATAGAATTGCATTGTTTACAGTTCCCCAACAATTCCTTCTACGTAATTGGATCATCTAATGGCCTACTTTGTTTGGCGGAGGCTGTTGACGATTCTTACTGTCGCAATTTTGGGTTATTTGTTATATGGAACCCTTCTATTCAAAAAGCTATTTCCCTTCCGGAGTCTAACATTATTTCCCTTCCGGATAGCATTGAATTTGATATGTACCGAAATTCTATCCAATGTCTTGGATTTGGGTATGACCCCAAAACCGATGATTACAAATTGGTGAGACTTGTGTATCGTTTCGACACTGTTCCACCTCTAGTCGAGATTTATAAGCTTCGAACCCGCGCATGGCGCTCTCTTAAGGCCCCAGGTCCTCCCTATGCAATCATAACATGGTTTATATCAGTTTTCTTGAATGGGGCACTACACTGGCCAGCATACACTCCTGCACACCAAGGCACGTTTCACAATCTGATCGTGTCGTTTGATATGGAGGATGAGACCTTTTGTGAAGTGGCTATGCCTAAGAGTTTACAAGGAGTGGAAGACTTGACTGTTGCTGTTGCAGTAGTTGATGGGTTGCTTGCCCTTGTCCCTTGTAATAAATATGGCATGGCGAAGATTCACTCCGTTTGGGTGATGAAAGAGTATGGAGTAGAGGAATCTTGGACGAAGCTGTATGGTATTGACAATGGGGAAGGAGTGAATAGGGTGATAGGCTTTACAAAGAATGGTGAAGCTCTACTGATCAAGAATGAAAAGTTGTTTTCTTATTCACCTTGTACCCAACAAACTTTGGATCTTCACATTGGTGGCATATcattattgttttctttggatACCTATGTGGAGAGCCTTGTTCCAGTGAACATAGCAGATGGAGTTTTGGGGAACTAG
- the LOC132182674 gene encoding NAC domain-containing protein 73-like, with the protein MTQCDDDQIIIAAKCKDNLIRACPSCGHQIKCQDKQTGLHDLPGLPAGVKFDPTDQEILEHLEGKVQSDACAHPLIDEFIPTIEGENGICYTHPEKLPGVSKDGLVRHFFHRPSKAYTTGTRKRRKVHTDMEGGETRWHKTGKTRPISVGGNVKGFKKILVLYTNYGKQRKPEKTNWVMHQYHKGNNEEEKDGELVVSKVFYQTQPRQCGSFIKDSLSSKLKGQNGHEGGLRNNALFEYYNSSLISFDQGSQNRGSSTPQLLSHFAVHDGSSFVS; encoded by the exons ATGACTCAATGCGATGATGACCAAATAATCATTGCTGCAAAATGCAAAGATAATCTCATAAGAGCTTGTCCTTCATGTGGTCATCAGATCAAATGCCAAGATAAGCAG ACTGGACTTCATGATTTGCCGGGGCTACCTGCTGGTGTGAAGTTTGATCCAACTGATCAAGAAATTCTTGAACATTTGGAGGGGAAGGTGCAGTCTGATGCTTGTGCTCACCCTCTCATCGACGAGTTCATCCCTACAATTGAAGGAGAGAATGGTATTTGTTACACCCACCCAGAGAAGTTGCCAg GAGTAAGCAAAGATGGCCTAGTCCGCCACTTCTTTCACCGACCTTCCAAAGCGTACACGACCGGAACTCGGAAACGGAGAAAGGTGCACACGGACATGGAAGGCGGCGAGACCCGCTGGCACAAAACAGGCAAGACTCGGCCAATTTCGGTCGGCGGCAATGTGAAAGGGTTCAAAAAGATACTTGTGCTCTACACCAACTATGGGAAGCAAAGAAAGCCTGAAAAGACAAATTGGGTGATGCACCAATACCACAAAGGGAAtaatgaagaagagaaagatgGAGAATTAGTGGTCTCAAAAGTTTTCTACCAAACCCAACCAAGACAATGTGGTTCCTTCATTAAGGACTCACTTTCTTCAAAACTAAAGGGACAAAATGGGCATGAGGGTGGCCTTAGAAACAATGCACTTTTTGAGTACTATAATTCATCTTTGATATCCTTTGATCAGGGCAGCCAAAATAGGGGAAGCAGTACTCCTCAACTACTTTCTCATTTTGCAGTCCATGATGggtcttcttttgtttcttga
- the LOC132181144 gene encoding F-box/kelch-repeat protein At3g23880-like isoform X2 — MLDYLPDEVVLEILIRLPVKSLVRFRCVCKDWLSLISSNAFIAAHTNRSLSRSDGNNKILFRYGQLVGTGLTPPRCFEQLSLRSDDGSFGYNGNFIQLNCPLERAVFPNNFPNMLGSWNGLICLKYYHPSYGYCYTLWNPSIHKAVSLPEPNLVSSKSDGILKHSHGFGYDPSTNDVKLVRLAYHEPHIMKVPPLVEIYTLNTGCWRAVTSPAPSYIINERCLSVFVNGASHWVAHTPPNEPTFRNVIVAFDMGDEVFREIAVPNCFVGKLYLNMTVAVRDGLLCLVPFNERGFNEREEEQEKECFYIWVMKEYGIRESWTKLFNIHIGGLKRVVGFRKNGEVLVTDRCGELLSYEPNTQLETRLGFCKFSSLETKIWFVESWFYLDKYIESLILLNAKNGVPGGLANRSASSARR, encoded by the exons ATGTTAGATTATCTCCCAGACGAAGTTGTGTTGGAAATTCTCATAAGACTCCCTGTGAAGTCACTGGTGAGGTTCAGGTGCGTTTGCAAGGACTGGTTGTCTCTGATCTCCAGCAACGCCTTCATCGCCGCCCACACCAACCGATCCCTTTCTCGAAGCGATGGCAACAATAAGATTCTGTTTCGGTACGGACAATTGGTAGGGACTGGTCTTACACCACCTAGATGTTTCGAGCAATTGAGTCTGCGATCCGATGATGGGTCATTTGGTTATAATGGTAACTTCATCCAGTTGAATTGCCCACTTGAAAGAGCTGTTTTTCCTAACAATTTTCCCAACATGTTGGGTTCGTGGAATGGGCTAATCTGCTTGAAATATTATCATCCTTCTTACGGCTATTGCTATACTTTATGGAACCCTTCCATTCATAAAGCTGTAAGCCTTCCAGAGCCTAACTTGGTCTCGTCAAAGTCAGACGGCATATTGAAGCATTCCCATGGATTTGGGTATGACCCCTCTACCAATGATGTTAAGCTGGTCAGACTTGCATATCATGAGCCGCATATCATGAAGGTTCCACCGCTGGTCGAGATCTATACGCTTAACACTGGCTGCTGGCGAGCTGTTACTTCCCCTGCTCCATCATATATTATCAATGAGCGTTGCTTATCCGTTTTTGTCAATGGGGCATCCCACTGGGTCGCCCATACTCCACCAAATGAGCCTACTTTTCGCAATGTGATAGTGGCGTTTGATATGGGTGATGAGGTCTTTCGTGAGATTGCAGTGCCCAACTGCTTTGTTGGGAAATTGTATTTGAATATGACTGTTGCGGTGCGTGATGGATTACTTTGTCTTGTCCCGTTTAATGAACGAGGGTTTAATGAACGAGAGGAGGAACAAGAGAAAGAGTGTTTTTATATATGGGTCATGAAAGAGTATGGCATTCGAGAATCTTGGACTAAGCTATTCAACATTCATATCGGTGGATTAAAGAGGGTGGTAGGCTTCAGGAAAAACGGTGAAGTTCTTGTTACTGACAGATGTGGAGAGCTTCTTTCGTATGAACCAAATACCCAACTAGAAACTCGGCTGGGATTTTGTAAATTTTCTTCCTTGGAAACTAAAATTTGGTTTGTGGAGAGCTGGTTTTATTTGGATAAATACATAGAGAGCCTTATTCTTCTAAACGCAAAAAATGGAGTCCCGGGAGGGCTGGCAAATAGATCTGCTTCAAGTGCAAGAAG GTAA
- the LOC132181144 gene encoding F-box/kelch-repeat protein At3g23880-like isoform X1, whose product MLDYLPDEVVLEILIRLPVKSLVRFRCVCKDWLSLISSNAFIAAHTNRSLSRSDGNNKILFRYGQLVGTGLTPPRCFEQLSLRSDDGSFGYNGNFIQLNCPLERAVFPNNFPNMLGSWNGLICLKYYHPSYGYCYTLWNPSIHKAVSLPEPNLVSSKSDGILKHSHGFGYDPSTNDVKLVRLAYHEPHIMKVPPLVEIYTLNTGCWRAVTSPAPSYIINERCLSVFVNGASHWVAHTPPNEPTFRNVIVAFDMGDEVFREIAVPNCFVGKLYLNMTVAVRDGLLCLVPFNERGFNEREEEQEKECFYIWVMKEYGIRESWTKLFNIHIGGLKRVVGFRKNGEVLVTDRCGELLSYEPNTQLETRLGFCKFSSLETKIWFVESWFYLDKYIESLILLNAKNGVPGGLANRSASSARSR is encoded by the exons ATGTTAGATTATCTCCCAGACGAAGTTGTGTTGGAAATTCTCATAAGACTCCCTGTGAAGTCACTGGTGAGGTTCAGGTGCGTTTGCAAGGACTGGTTGTCTCTGATCTCCAGCAACGCCTTCATCGCCGCCCACACCAACCGATCCCTTTCTCGAAGCGATGGCAACAATAAGATTCTGTTTCGGTACGGACAATTGGTAGGGACTGGTCTTACACCACCTAGATGTTTCGAGCAATTGAGTCTGCGATCCGATGATGGGTCATTTGGTTATAATGGTAACTTCATCCAGTTGAATTGCCCACTTGAAAGAGCTGTTTTTCCTAACAATTTTCCCAACATGTTGGGTTCGTGGAATGGGCTAATCTGCTTGAAATATTATCATCCTTCTTACGGCTATTGCTATACTTTATGGAACCCTTCCATTCATAAAGCTGTAAGCCTTCCAGAGCCTAACTTGGTCTCGTCAAAGTCAGACGGCATATTGAAGCATTCCCATGGATTTGGGTATGACCCCTCTACCAATGATGTTAAGCTGGTCAGACTTGCATATCATGAGCCGCATATCATGAAGGTTCCACCGCTGGTCGAGATCTATACGCTTAACACTGGCTGCTGGCGAGCTGTTACTTCCCCTGCTCCATCATATATTATCAATGAGCGTTGCTTATCCGTTTTTGTCAATGGGGCATCCCACTGGGTCGCCCATACTCCACCAAATGAGCCTACTTTTCGCAATGTGATAGTGGCGTTTGATATGGGTGATGAGGTCTTTCGTGAGATTGCAGTGCCCAACTGCTTTGTTGGGAAATTGTATTTGAATATGACTGTTGCGGTGCGTGATGGATTACTTTGTCTTGTCCCGTTTAATGAACGAGGGTTTAATGAACGAGAGGAGGAACAAGAGAAAGAGTGTTTTTATATATGGGTCATGAAAGAGTATGGCATTCGAGAATCTTGGACTAAGCTATTCAACATTCATATCGGTGGATTAAAGAGGGTGGTAGGCTTCAGGAAAAACGGTGAAGTTCTTGTTACTGACAGATGTGGAGAGCTTCTTTCGTATGAACCAAATACCCAACTAGAAACTCGGCTGGGATTTTGTAAATTTTCTTCCTTGGAAACTAAAATTTGGTTTGTGGAGAGCTGGTTTTATTTGGATAAATACATAGAGAGCCTTATTCTTCTAAACGCAAAAAATGGAGTCCCGGGAGGGCTGGCAAATAGATCTGCTTCAAGTGCAAGAAG CAGGTAA